One Chryseobacterium sp. StRB126 genomic region harbors:
- a CDS encoding NUDIX hydrolase — protein sequence MYKVFVNEKKLLISKHPEGLEKKLGYESFTTLEIALDLLENTSVNELNVYGENIDEIWQEFQKLFRIIEAAGGLVIKPEGEMLFIRRLGKWDLPKGKMEKGESREESAVREIEEETGLRDVELVQFINTTYHIYIERNGEKILKCTHWFEMSFNGEDTSKPQIEEGITEVAWKNTTQIEDEVFPSTFKNIKLIVKEFWALKAK from the coding sequence ATGTATAAAGTTTTTGTGAACGAAAAAAAATTATTGATATCTAAACATCCCGAAGGACTTGAAAAAAAACTGGGGTATGAAAGTTTCACGACTTTAGAAATCGCATTGGATCTTTTAGAGAACACCTCTGTAAACGAACTTAATGTGTATGGTGAGAATATTGATGAGATCTGGCAGGAGTTCCAAAAGCTGTTCAGAATTATTGAAGCTGCCGGAGGGCTGGTCATTAAACCTGAAGGAGAAATGCTTTTCATCAGAAGATTAGGCAAATGGGATCTTCCAAAAGGGAAAATGGAAAAAGGAGAATCCAGAGAAGAGTCTGCAGTAAGGGAAATTGAAGAGGAAACGGGTTTAAGGGATGTAGAACTTGTGCAGTTCATTAATACTACTTATCATATCTATATCGAAAGGAACGGTGAAAAAATACTGAAATGCACCCACTGGTTTGAAATGAGCTTCAATGGTGAAGATACTTCAAAGCCACAGATAGAGGAAGGAATTACTGAAGTTGCCTGGAAAAACACCACTCAGATTGAAGATGAAGTTTTCCCAAGCACATTCAAGAATATTAAACTTATTGTAAAAGAATTCTGGGCTTTAAAGGCTAAATAA
- a CDS encoding UDP-N-acetylmuramoyl-tripeptide--D-alanyl-D-alanine ligase, with protein sequence MNIEQFYPLFLQADKVTIDSRKIARNDIFFAFSGDNFNAATLAEKAIEDGALAVIVEQPEFENKDKNIFYVSSTLEFLQQLAVYHRSQLNIPFIGLTGSNGKTTTKELIHAVLSEKFNVQYTYGNLNNHIGVPLTILSIKPEHEMAVIEMGANHQKEIEHLCTIAQPDFGYITNFGKAHLEGFGGFEGVIKGKSELYDYLKENQQTIIVNENDPIQVEKTKNYSPKITFGTVESDYNFEPFSEDHFVGLIYQGEKTVSKLTGAYNFTNLCAAASLGLHFGISFEKIKHAVEQYTPTNMRSQVVKKENRTLVLDTYNANPSSMTASLNNFITFEGSKTIIIGDMLELGAESKKEHQNIIELAKILGFDTIITVGKHFKEVNVSDLAFENTVELTEYLQQHKIQSENILLKGSRGIALEKVIDFI encoded by the coding sequence ATGAATATAGAACAGTTTTATCCTTTGTTTTTACAGGCCGACAAAGTAACGATCGATAGCCGGAAAATAGCCAGGAATGATATCTTTTTTGCCTTTTCCGGTGATAATTTTAATGCAGCAACACTGGCAGAAAAAGCCATAGAAGACGGAGCTTTAGCTGTTATTGTTGAGCAGCCTGAATTTGAAAATAAGGATAAGAATATTTTCTATGTTTCCTCTACTCTTGAATTCCTGCAGCAATTGGCAGTATACCATAGAAGCCAGCTTAACATTCCTTTTATTGGCCTTACAGGGAGTAACGGAAAAACAACAACAAAGGAGCTGATTCATGCAGTACTTTCAGAAAAATTTAATGTTCAGTATACTTATGGAAATCTTAATAATCACATCGGAGTTCCTTTGACCATTCTTTCCATTAAACCTGAACATGAAATGGCTGTGATTGAAATGGGAGCCAATCATCAGAAAGAAATAGAACATCTTTGTACCATTGCACAACCGGATTTCGGATATATTACCAATTTTGGAAAAGCACACCTGGAAGGTTTCGGTGGCTTTGAAGGAGTGATTAAAGGGAAGTCTGAACTTTATGATTATCTTAAAGAAAATCAACAGACCATTATTGTTAATGAAAATGATCCTATTCAAGTTGAAAAGACGAAAAACTATTCCCCTAAAATTACTTTTGGAACAGTAGAGTCAGATTACAATTTTGAACCTTTCTCAGAAGATCATTTTGTAGGACTTATTTATCAGGGAGAAAAAACAGTGTCTAAACTGACTGGAGCCTACAATTTTACCAATCTTTGTGCTGCAGCAAGCCTTGGACTTCATTTTGGAATCAGCTTTGAAAAAATAAAGCATGCAGTAGAGCAGTATACTCCTACAAATATGCGTTCACAAGTGGTAAAAAAAGAAAACAGAACATTGGTGCTGGATACTTATAATGCTAACCCGAGTTCGATGACCGCTTCCTTAAATAACTTTATCACGTTTGAAGGCAGTAAAACCATTATTATCGGTGATATGTTGGAATTGGGTGCTGAGAGTAAGAAAGAGCATCAAAACATCATAGAATTGGCTAAAATACTTGGGTTTGATACCATTATCACTGTTGGGAAACACTTTAAAGAAGTGAATGTATCAGATCTTGCTTTTGAAAATACAGTGGAACTTACTGAATATTTACAGCAGCATAAAATTCAGTCAGAAAATATACTATTGAAAGGATCAAGAGGAATAGCGCTGGAAAAGGTTATTGATTTTATTTAG